One Glycine max cultivar Williams 82 chromosome 6, Glycine_max_v4.0, whole genome shotgun sequence DNA segment encodes these proteins:
- the LOC106798924 gene encoding uncharacterized protein, which produces MSSFWNDVVYTLKAMGPLVSVLRLVDNEKKPAMGFIYEAMDRANEAIQRAFNNNEGKYKDILAIIDKRWDCQLHHPLHATGYYLNPKFFYTNPNIHNDNEVVDGLYKCIDRLSEDDNFVVEVHKQLLVYKRAGERFGMTVAMKARTEISPTEWWKLYGGKTQHLQTIAIKVLSLTCSSSGCERNWSTFEHIHLKKRRRLEHQKLQDLVYVKYNQALLDRFECHDVIDPIALNDIDDSNEWLLGELEGEEIGND; this is translated from the exons ATGTcatcattttggaatgatgttgTCTACACTTTAAAGGCTATGGGGCCTCTTGTAAGTGTGTTGAGGTTGGTGGATAATGAAAAAAAACCTGCAATGGGCTTCATTTATGAAGCAATGGATAGGGCCAACGAGGCAATTCAAAGAGCTTTCAATAACAATGAAGGGAAGTATAAGGATATCCTTGCAATCATTGATAAAAGATGGGATTGCCAACTTCACCACCCTTTGCATGCAACGGGTTATTATCTAAATCCGAAGTTCTTTTACACCAATCCAAACATTCACAATGATAATGAAGTGGTGGATGGCCTCTACAAATGTATTGATAGGCTTAGTGAAGATGATAATTTTGTAGTTGAAGTTCACAAACAATTGCTAGTGTATAAAAGGGCTGGAGAGAGGTTTGGTATGACTGTAGCAATGAAAGCAAGGACTGAAATATCTCCTA CTGAGTGGTGGAAATTGTATGGAGGGAAAACACAACACTTGCAAACCATTGCCATTAAAGTTCTAAGTTTGACTTGTAGCTCATCGGGATGTGAGCGTAATTGGAGTACCTTTGAGCAT attCACTTAAAGAAGAGACGTAGGCTTGAGCACCAAAAGCTTCAAGACTTGGTTTATGTTAAGTATAACCAAGCTCTTCTAGATCGCTTTGAGTGTCATGATGTGATTGATCCTATTGCTTTAAATGATATTGATGATAGCAATGAGTGGTTATTGGGAGAATTGGAAGGAGAAGAAATTGGTAATGATTAG
- the LOC100810958 gene encoding vacuolar protein sorting-associated protein 9A, which produces MENADVFLGLHDFLERMRQPSAAEFVKAIKSFIVSFSNNAPDPDRDSAAVQAFLAKMEADFRAHPLWAGCSEEELESAGEGLEKYVMTKLFARVFASLPDDVKFDDQLSEKMALIQQFIRPENLDIKPVFQNESSWLLAQKELQKINMYKAPRDKLVCILNCCRVISNLLLNASVASRENPPGADEFLPVLIYVTIKANPPQLHSNLLYIQRFRHQSRLVAEAAYYFTNMLSAESFISNIDAKAISMEEAEFDGNMEFARAMLSGISADTQDPGSPYQNDGQHPRAEPTKHKALNDNNDPALRTPSSVAKSESKKVTFANESLITKVPSLSDLENKGASMILKEDKLNEVFGEFPYLFASVGDLMVGDVEDLLNNYKQLVFKYVSLSKGLGISPTSLPPSNSQNNSEDHAETTIDSSDNGPLDDNSKSEESIDTTDDSSDKVTLEEQKIESDLPKDDLVAPEGDPPS; this is translated from the exons ATGGAAAACGCCGACGTTTTCTTGGGCTTACACGACTTCCTCGAGCGCATGCGGCAACCCTCCGCCGCTGAATTCGTCAAAGCAATCAAAAG TTTTATTGTTTCGTTTTCAAACAATGCTCCTGATCCCGATAGGGACAGTGCTGCGGTTCAAGCGTTCCTCGCGAAAATGGAAGCGGATTTCAGGGCTCATCCACTTTGGGCTGGTTGCTCCGAAGAGGAACTTGAAAGTGCCGGTGAA GGACTTGAGAAGTATGTTATGACAAAGTTATTTGCTCGTGTATTTGCTTCACTTCCAGATGATGTAAAATTTGATGACCAACTTTCTGAGAAGATGGCTTTGATTCAACAATTTATTCGACCTGAAAATTTGGATATCAAGCCAGTATTTCAGAATGAATCATCATGGTTG CTTGCACAGAAAGAATTACAGAAGATCAACATGTACAAGGCACCCAGGGATAAACTTGTCTGTATTCTGAATTGTTGCAGGGTTATTAGCAACTTGCTACTTAATGCTTCGGTTGCTTCGAGAGAGAATCCTCCAGGAGCTGATGAATTTCTTCCTGTGCTTATTTATGTAACCATAAAG GCAAACCCTCCACAACTGCACTCAAATCTACTGTACATACAGAGGTTTAGACATCAATCTCGATTGGTTGCAGAAGCAGCatattattttacaaacatGCTCTCTGCTGAGTCATTCATCTCAAACATCGATGCAAAAGCCATTTCAATGGAGGAAGCTGAGTTTGATGGAAACATGGAATTTGCTCGTGCTATGCTTTCGGGTATTTCAGCTGATACACAAGATCCTGGTTCACCTTATCAAAATGATGGACAGCATCCAAGAGCAGAACCCACTAAGCACAAAGCTTTGAATGATAATAATGACCCTGCACTACGAACTCCATCATCTGTTGCAAAATCAGAAAGCAAGAAAGTGACTTTTGCAAATGAATCATTGATCACAAAAGTTCCATCGCTCTCGGATTTGGAGAATAAAGGGGCAAGTATGATTTTAAAGGAGGATAAGTTGAATGAAGTTTTCGGGGAGTTTCCATATTTGTTTGCTAGTGTAGGTGACCTAATGGTTGGTGATGTTGAAGACCTGCTAAATAATTACAAACAACTTGTTTTCAAGTATGTCTCTCTTTCCAAAGGGTTAGGAATCTCTCCTACATCTCTTCCACCATCGAATTCCCAAAATAATTCTGAAGACCATGCTGAAACCACAATAGATTCTTCAGACAATGGACCTCTAGATGACAACAGTAAATCAGAAGAATCTATTGATACAACAGATGATAGTTCAGATAAAGTTACACTTGAGGAGCAAAAAATTGAATCCGATCTGCCGAAGGATGACCTTGTTGCTCCTGAGGGTGATCCCCCCTCTTAA